One genomic segment of Streptomyces sp. NBC_00239 includes these proteins:
- a CDS encoding 8-oxoguanine deaminase — protein MAASAATDSAVERIVIENCAIATVDANDTEYASGHVVVAGNRIESVGAGKAPENLENVVRRIDGTGHLVTPGLVNTHHHFYQWITRGLATDHNLFNWLVALYPTWARIDEQMAYSAAQGSLAMMARGGVTTAMDHHYVYPKGSGDLSGAIIRAASEMGVRFTLARGSMDRSEKDGGLPPDHAVETLEGALADTEATVKKHHDHSFDAMTQVAVAPCSPFSVSTELLKQGAELARRLGVRLHTHGSETVEEEQFCKELFGMGPTDYFESTGWLGEDVWMAHSVHMNDSDIAAFARTKTGVAHCPSSNARLAAGIARVPDMLAAGVPVGLGVDGTASNESGELHTELRNALLINRLNPVHRERALNARQALRLGTYGGAQVLGRADNIGSLEPGKLADLVMWNLSTFAHSSIADPVTALVFGAAAPVTLSLVNGKQIVDNNRLLFVDEDAIARSTREEAQRLARITAQA, from the coding sequence ATGGCAGCATCGGCAGCCACTGACAGCGCGGTCGAGCGCATCGTCATCGAGAACTGTGCGATCGCGACCGTCGACGCCAACGACACCGAGTACGCCTCGGGCCACGTCGTCGTCGCAGGCAACCGCATCGAGTCCGTCGGCGCGGGCAAGGCGCCCGAGAACCTCGAGAACGTCGTACGCCGGATCGACGGTACGGGCCACCTCGTGACCCCCGGTCTGGTCAACACGCACCACCACTTCTACCAGTGGATCACGCGTGGTCTGGCGACCGACCACAACCTCTTCAACTGGCTCGTCGCGCTGTACCCGACCTGGGCGCGCATCGACGAGCAGATGGCGTACTCGGCCGCGCAGGGCTCCCTCGCGATGATGGCCCGTGGCGGCGTCACCACCGCCATGGACCACCACTACGTCTACCCCAAGGGCTCCGGCGACCTCTCCGGCGCGATCATCCGCGCCGCGTCCGAGATGGGCGTCCGCTTCACCCTCGCCCGCGGTTCCATGGACCGCAGCGAGAAGGACGGCGGCCTGCCCCCGGACCACGCCGTCGAGACCCTCGAAGGCGCGCTCGCCGACACCGAGGCGACCGTCAAGAAGCACCACGACCACTCCTTCGACGCGATGACCCAGGTCGCCGTCGCCCCGTGCTCCCCGTTCTCCGTCTCCACCGAACTCCTCAAGCAGGGCGCGGAACTGGCCCGCCGGCTCGGCGTACGCCTGCACACGCACGGCTCCGAGACCGTCGAGGAAGAGCAGTTCTGCAAGGAACTGTTCGGCATGGGCCCGACCGACTACTTCGAGTCGACCGGCTGGCTCGGCGAGGACGTGTGGATGGCGCACAGCGTCCACATGAACGACTCCGACATCGCCGCCTTCGCCCGTACGAAGACCGGTGTCGCGCACTGCCCGTCCTCGAACGCCCGGCTGGCCGCCGGCATCGCCCGGGTCCCGGACATGCTCGCCGCGGGCGTCCCGGTCGGCCTCGGCGTGGACGGCACCGCCTCCAACGAGTCCGGCGAACTGCACACCGAGCTGCGCAACGCGCTCCTCATCAACCGCCTCAACCCGGTGCACCGCGAGCGCGCCCTCAACGCGCGCCAGGCCCTGCGCCTGGGCACGTACGGCGGCGCCCAGGTCCTCGGCCGCGCCGACAACATCGGCTCCCTGGAGCCGGGCAAGCTCGCCGACCTGGTGATGTGGAACCTGAGCACCTTCGCCCACTCCTCCATCGCCGACCCGGTCACCGCGCTCGTCTTCGGCGCCGCGGCCCCGGTCACGCTGTCGCTCGTCAACGGCAAGCAGATCGTGGACAACAACCGGCTGCTCTTCGTCGACGAGGACGCCATCGCCCGCTCCACGCGGGAAGAGGCGCAGCGCCTCGCGCGGATCACCGCGCAGGCCTGA
- the pucL gene encoding factor-independent urate hydroxylase — protein MATILGQNQYGKAENRVVKITRDGDTHHIKDLNVSVALSGDMDDVHYSGSNANVLPTDTTKNTVYAFAKEYGIESAEQFGIHLARWFVNSQEPIQRARIRIEEYSWSRIATSDANSKFIGSDEVNHSFVRDGGETRVTQITYDGENWEVISGLKDLVVMNSTNSEFWGYVKDKYTTLKEAYDRILATQVSARWRFNWTDDEQRMPNWEKSYEQVRKNMLEAFAETYSLSLQQTLYQMGSRIINHRSEIDEVRFSLPNKHHFLVDLEPFGLKNDNEVYFAADRPYGLIEATVLRDGADARIPVDMTNL, from the coding sequence ATGGCCACGATTCTGGGCCAGAACCAGTACGGCAAGGCAGAGAACCGCGTCGTCAAGATCACGCGGGACGGCGACACGCACCACATCAAGGACCTGAACGTCTCGGTCGCGCTCTCCGGCGACATGGACGACGTCCACTACTCCGGCTCGAACGCCAACGTCCTGCCGACGGACACCACCAAGAACACGGTGTACGCGTTCGCCAAGGAGTACGGCATCGAGTCCGCCGAGCAGTTCGGCATCCACCTGGCGCGCTGGTTCGTCAACAGCCAGGAGCCGATCCAGCGCGCGCGCATCCGGATCGAGGAGTACTCCTGGTCCCGGATCGCCACCTCGGACGCCAACTCGAAGTTCATCGGCTCCGACGAGGTCAACCACTCCTTCGTCCGCGACGGCGGCGAGACCCGCGTCACCCAGATCACCTACGACGGTGAGAACTGGGAGGTCATCTCGGGCCTCAAGGACCTGGTCGTCATGAACTCGACCAACTCCGAGTTCTGGGGCTACGTCAAGGACAAGTACACGACCCTCAAGGAAGCGTACGACCGCATCCTCGCGACCCAGGTGTCCGCCCGCTGGCGGTTCAACTGGACCGACGACGAGCAGCGCATGCCCAACTGGGAGAAGTCGTACGAGCAGGTCCGCAAGAACATGCTGGAGGCCTTCGCGGAGACCTACTCGCTGTCGCTCCAGCAGACCCTGTACCAGATGGGTTCGCGGATCATCAACCACCGTTCGGAGATCGACGAGGTCCGCTTCTCGCTCCCGAACAAGCACCACTTCCTCGTCGACCTGGAGCCCTTCGGCCTCAAGAACGACAACGAGGTCTACTTCGCCGCCGACCGCCCGTACGGTCTGATCGAGGCGACGGTCCTGCGGGACGGCGCCGACGCGCGCATCCCCGTGGACATGACCAACCTCTGA
- the uraH gene encoding hydroxyisourate hydrolase, translated as MSTATTASVSTHILDTSIGRPAEGVAISLSARTGLDGEWAALGGSATDADGRCKDLPALPEGTTHVRLDFETETYFSKKQAEAQQDAPRVRDSGAFFPEVTITFAVNPGEHYHVPLLLNPFGYSVYRGS; from the coding sequence ATGAGCACCGCGACCACCGCGTCGGTGTCCACGCACATCCTGGACACCAGCATCGGACGCCCCGCCGAGGGCGTCGCCATCTCCCTGTCGGCCCGTACGGGTCTCGACGGCGAGTGGGCGGCCCTGGGCGGCTCCGCCACCGATGCGGACGGGCGATGCAAGGACCTGCCGGCGCTGCCGGAGGGCACCACCCACGTACGTCTCGACTTCGAGACCGAGACGTACTTCTCCAAGAAGCAAGCCGAGGCGCAGCAGGACGCCCCCCGCGTAAGGGACAGCGGTGCGTTCTTCCCCGAGGTCACCATCACCTTCGCGGTGAACCCCGGTGAGCACTACCACGTACCGCTGCTGCTCAACCCGTTCGGCTACTCCGTTTACCGAGGGAGCTAG
- the uraD gene encoding 2-oxo-4-hydroxy-4-carboxy-5-ureidoimidazoline decarboxylase — protein sequence MTSSPTPGLTRFNALDDSEATAELHEVCASSAWGSKLLAQRPFADAESLFAANESAMAELTAEDLGEAMGGHAPIGRPKPGDPTSAREQRGMAGASEELKTELLELNLAYQEKFGHVFLICATGATGEFMRDAVKVRIDNSPEQEREIARGELVKINRIRLTRLVELAEEGA from the coding sequence GTGACTTCGAGTCCGACCCCGGGTCTCACCCGGTTCAACGCCTTGGACGACAGCGAGGCCACGGCCGAGCTGCACGAGGTGTGCGCCAGTTCGGCGTGGGGGAGCAAACTGCTCGCCCAGCGCCCCTTCGCAGACGCCGAGTCCCTGTTCGCCGCGAACGAGTCCGCCATGGCGGAGCTCACCGCGGAGGACCTGGGCGAGGCCATGGGAGGCCACGCGCCGATCGGCCGTCCGAAGCCGGGAGACCCGACCTCCGCCCGCGAGCAGCGCGGCATGGCCGGCGCCTCGGAGGAGCTCAAGACCGAGCTCCTCGAACTGAACCTGGCCTACCAGGAGAAGTTCGGCCACGTCTTCCTCATCTGTGCCACCGGTGCGACCGGTGAGTTCATGCGGGACGCGGTCAAGGTCCGGATCGACAACTCGCCGGAGCAGGAGCGGGAAATCGCCCGCGGCGAGCTCGTCAAGATCAACAGGATCCGTCTGACCCGCCTCGTCGAACTCGCAGAAGAAGGAGCGTGA
- a CDS encoding helix-turn-helix domain-containing protein, which yields MTEPRDHPFVTAVKPLVDAMGGELMDPAAAGPDDVVLAWEGRDLLAVRLPQLSDSLDHILAALERRHGMPLAQLDRKAKQDVVRILEARGAFAVRHGVETVAGALGVSRFTVYNYLNRDSGAPARPAKDVQG from the coding sequence ATGACCGAGCCCCGCGACCACCCCTTCGTCACCGCGGTCAAGCCGCTGGTGGACGCGATGGGCGGCGAGCTGATGGATCCGGCCGCGGCCGGCCCCGACGACGTCGTGCTGGCCTGGGAGGGCCGGGACCTGCTGGCCGTACGGCTGCCGCAGCTCTCCGATTCGCTCGACCACATCCTGGCCGCGCTGGAGCGGCGGCACGGCATGCCGCTCGCGCAGCTCGACCGGAAGGCCAAGCAGGACGTGGTGCGCATACTGGAGGCGCGCGGCGCCTTCGCCGTGCGCCACGGTGTCGAGACCGTCGCCGGCGCGCTCGGGGTCAGCCGCTTCACGGTCTACAACTACCTGAACCGGGATTCCGGCGCGCCCGCCCGGCCCGCCAAGGACGTCCAGGGGTGA
- a CDS encoding thiamine-binding protein, producing MRLRVEFTTEPFDLEEAPAHAVAAREVIQKAQLDAVDVGPFGNTAEGGADEVLAAVAALLRDSLEAGATRVSLQVNVVGEENR from the coding sequence GTGCGATTGAGAGTGGAGTTCACGACCGAGCCCTTCGATCTCGAAGAGGCCCCCGCCCATGCCGTGGCCGCTCGCGAGGTCATCCAGAAGGCGCAGCTGGACGCGGTGGATGTAGGCCCGTTCGGCAACACCGCCGAGGGCGGTGCCGACGAGGTGCTGGCCGCGGTGGCCGCGCTGCTGCGCGACTCGCTGGAGGCCGGTGCCACCCGGGTCTCGCTCCAGGTCAACGTGGTCGGGGAGGAAAACCGATGA